CGTCAATCTGTAGGTGTGGCCCTGGACCAGGGCCCGGCGTAAGGCCCGGCAGGGGGATTTCTGCGGGCATCGCGCACGGACGAGAAAGGCCGGCGATGCGGCCGGCCGGAGGGAAAGCGATGGGACGGACACTCGCGGAGAAGGTCTGGGACGACCATGTCGTCCGGCGCGCGGAAGGCGAGCCCGACCTTCTCTTCATCGATCTGCACCTGCTGCACGAGGTCACCAGCCCGCAGGCGTTCGACGGCCTCCGCAAGGCCGGCCGCCAGGTGCGCCGCACGGACCTGACCATCGCCACCGAAGACCACAACACCCCCACCCTCGACATCGACAAGCCGATCGCCGACCCGGTCTCGCGCACCCAGCTGGAGACGCTGCGCAAGAACTGTGCGGAGTTCGGCGTCCGGCTGCACCCGCTGGGCGATGTCGAGCAGGGCGTTGTCCACGTCGTGGGACCGCAGTTGGGACTGACCCAGCCCGGCACCACGGTGGTCTGCGGTGACAGCCACACCTCCACTCACGGAGCCTTCGGCGCGCTGGCGTTCGGCATCGGCACCAGCCAGGTCGAGCACGTCCTGGCCACCCAGACGCTGCCGCTGGCGCCGTTCAAGACCATGGCGATCACCGTCGACGGTGAGCTGCCCGAGGGTGTGACCGCCAAGGACCTCATCCTGGCGATCATCGCCAGGATCGGCACCGGCGGCGGCCAGGGCTACGTCCTGGAATACCGCGGCCCGGCCATCGAGAAGCTGTCGATGGAAGCCCGGATGACCATCTGCAACATGTCGATCGAGGCGGGCGCGCGGGCGGGCATGATCGCCCCCGACCAGACCACCTTCGACTACCTGCAGGGCCGCGACCACTCGCCCCAGGGTGAGGACTGGGACGCCGCCGTCGCCTACTGGAAGACGCTGCGCACCGACGACGACGCGGTCTTCGACGCCGAGGTGCGCATCGACGCCTCCGAGCTGGCCCCGTTCGTCACCTGGGGCACCAACCCCGGCCAGGGCGCACCGCTTTCGGCGAGCGTCCCCGACCCGGCTTCGTACGAGGACGCCTCGGAGCGCTACGCCGCCGAAAAGGCCCTGGAGTACATGGGGTTGACGGCGGGTCAGCCGCTGCGGGACATCAAGGTGGACACCGTCTTCGTAGGTTCGTGCACCAACGGCCGTATCGAGGACCTGCGCTCGGCCGCCGCGATCCTGGAGGGCCGCAAGGTCGCCGACGACGTCCGCATGCTGATCGTGCCCGGCTCGGTCCGGGTCTCGCTGGAGGCCGTCGCCGAGGGGCTGGACAAGGTCTTCACGGCGGCGGGCGCCGAATGGCGGCACGCGGGCTGCTCGATGTGCCTGGGCATGAACCCCGACCAGCTGGCGCCCGGTGAGCGCTCCGCTTCGACCTCCAACCGCAACTTCGAGGGCCGGCAGGGCAAGGGCGGGCGCACGCACCTGGTCTCGCCGCAGGTTGCCGCCGCAACGGCGGTTCTCGGCCATCTGGCCTCACCGGCCGACCTGTCCGATGTCGCCGTCGCCACGCCCGCGGGAGTCTGAGAACCATGGAAGCCTTCACCACCCACACCGGCCGGGCCGTCCCGCTGCGCCGCAGCAATGTCGACACCGACCAGATCATCCCTGCTCACTGGCTGAAGAAGGTCACCCGCGACGGCTTCGAGGACGGGCTGTTCGAGGCCTGGCGCAAGGACCCGCAGTTCGTCCTCAACCAGGAGCGGTACCAGGGCGCCACGGTGCTGGTGGCCGGCCCCGACTTCGGTACCGGCTCCTCGCGTGAGCACGCCGTCTGGGCGCTGCAGAACTACGGCTTCAAGGCCGTCATCTCCTCGCGGTTCGCGGACATCTTCCGGGGCAACTCCCTCAAGAACGGGCTGCTGACGGTGGTCCTGCCGCAGGAGACCGTGGACCGGCTGCAGCAGCTGCTGGAGGCCGACCCGGCTGCCGAGGTGACCGTTGACCTGGTCGGCAGGCAGGTACGCGCCGAGGGCGTCAGCGCCGACTTCGAGCTGGACGAGAACGCCCGTTGGCGCCTGCTGGAGGGGCTGGACGATATCAGTCTCACCCTTCGGGAGGAGCCGGCCATCGTGGAGTACGAGGCGAACAGGCCGTCGTTCAAGCCGCGTACCCTCGAGGTCTGACCTCGGGTTTTATGGCTCAAAGCTATATTGCGTACGATGCGCCCCCTGTGCAGTTGGCAGGGGGCGCTTCTGCTTGTCGAGGCCGCTGTTGAGGCCCCGTGAAGCGACAACTCGCCGCAGATGGCACAATTAGCGCATGGAACGCGACGACCAACTCGAGCTCTACGGTCTCGTCGCCGACCGGCTCAAGGACGCGCATACAAGAGTGCGCACACTGCAAGTCCCGGAGGGCGTACGGATGGCGCTGACCCGGAAGCTGCTCGTCATCACGGCCGCGGCTAAACACGATCTTGCGGACGCGGCAAGGCGTCTGGAGTGGTTCATGGAAGACCTCGACGAAGGTCGTTATCCCGAAGATGTGCGCGCCGACGGAAGTCCGTGAAGGTCGAGTTCGTTGCGGCACAAGGGTGATTAGCCCGTTTCGTGTTTGATTTGCGGTATATATCTGCCTAACGTGCGAAAAAGCTTGGAAACTTTCGTTCCAGCAATGTCTCCGAAGGGGAAGACGTGAACAAGGCGCAGCTCGTAGAAGCCATTGCCGACAAGCTCGGCGGCCGCCAGAACGCCGCGGACGCGGTGGACGCCGTACTGGACGCAATCGTCCGTTCAGTTGTCTCCGGCGACCGCGTTTCGGTCACCGGATTCGGCTCGTTCGAGAAGGTCGACCGCCCCGCCCGCTACGCCCGCAACCCGCAGACGGGTGAGCGCGTGCGGGTCAAGAAGACCTCCGTGCCGCGCTTCCGCGCCGGTCAGGGCTTCAAGGACCTGGTCAGCGGCTCGAAGAAGCTCCCCAAGGGCGGAGAGGTCTCGGTCAAGAAGGCCCCCAAGGGCAGCCTCACCGGTGGTACGGCCATCAAGAAGGCCGCCGCCAAGAAGGCCACCGCCAAGAAGACCGCCGCGAAGAAGGCGACGGCGAAGAAGACGACGGCGAAGAAGACCACCGCGGCGAAGAAGACCACGGCGAAGAAGACGACGGCGAAGAAGGCCGCCACGAAGGCCACCGCCAAGAAGGCGGCCCCGGCCAAGAAGACCACCGCGAAGAAGGCCACCGCGAAGAAGACCGCCCCCGCCAAGAAGGCGACGGCGAAGAAGGCCCCCGCGAAGAAGGCCACCGCACGCAAGACCACCGCCAAGAAGACCACCGCGCGCAAGCGGTAATGCAGCAGCGGCGACGCCACGCGTCGGGCCGGTCTCCCTTCGGGGAGCCCGGCCCGCGGTGCGTTCGGGGCCCTTCGGGGGCCGGCCACCTCCCCGGTCTCTCCCTGGTTCTCCTGGTCCACGGGCGCCAGGAGGGGGCCGGGGCCGCTCGTCTAGGCTCTCTCCCATGCAGGCCACCGCGTATACGTACGACTCCCAGACCCGCTCCGGCAGCGTGCTGCTGGACGACGGCACCCCGCTGCCCTTCGACGCGGCGGCCTTCGACGCCGGCGGTCTGTTGCTGCTGCGGCCCGGTCAGCGGGTCCGTATCGACGTCACCGGCGAAGGGGACGACCGGCATATCGCCCTGATCACGCTCCAGACGCTCTGACCGGTCCCGCTCCGGGGGCCTTGACCGCTCGTCTCCGGACGCGTTGAGCGATCACGCTCCGGACGCTTTGACCTGCGGCGGCAGCAGCCGCGAGGAGCCGTCCGGC
This portion of the Streptomyces sp. 2114.4 genome encodes:
- the leuC gene encoding 3-isopropylmalate dehydratase large subunit, with the translated sequence MGRTLAEKVWDDHVVRRAEGEPDLLFIDLHLLHEVTSPQAFDGLRKAGRQVRRTDLTIATEDHNTPTLDIDKPIADPVSRTQLETLRKNCAEFGVRLHPLGDVEQGVVHVVGPQLGLTQPGTTVVCGDSHTSTHGAFGALAFGIGTSQVEHVLATQTLPLAPFKTMAITVDGELPEGVTAKDLILAIIARIGTGGGQGYVLEYRGPAIEKLSMEARMTICNMSIEAGARAGMIAPDQTTFDYLQGRDHSPQGEDWDAAVAYWKTLRTDDDAVFDAEVRIDASELAPFVTWGTNPGQGAPLSASVPDPASYEDASERYAAEKALEYMGLTAGQPLRDIKVDTVFVGSCTNGRIEDLRSAAAILEGRKVADDVRMLIVPGSVRVSLEAVAEGLDKVFTAAGAEWRHAGCSMCLGMNPDQLAPGERSASTSNRNFEGRQGKGGRTHLVSPQVAAATAVLGHLASPADLSDVAVATPAGV
- the leuD gene encoding 3-isopropylmalate dehydratase small subunit, whose translation is MEAFTTHTGRAVPLRRSNVDTDQIIPAHWLKKVTRDGFEDGLFEAWRKDPQFVLNQERYQGATVLVAGPDFGTGSSREHAVWALQNYGFKAVISSRFADIFRGNSLKNGLLTVVLPQETVDRLQQLLEADPAAEVTVDLVGRQVRAEGVSADFELDENARWRLLEGLDDISLTLREEPAIVEYEANRPSFKPRTLEV
- a CDS encoding HU family DNA-binding protein, which gives rise to MNKAQLVEAIADKLGGRQNAADAVDAVLDAIVRSVVSGDRVSVTGFGSFEKVDRPARYARNPQTGERVRVKKTSVPRFRAGQGFKDLVSGSKKLPKGGEVSVKKAPKGSLTGGTAIKKAAAKKATAKKTAAKKATAKKTTAKKTTAAKKTTAKKTTAKKAATKATAKKAAPAKKTTAKKATAKKTAPAKKATAKKAPAKKATARKTTAKKTTARKR